The genomic stretch TATCTGCATCGGTCAACCGATGCCTCTCCGTCTGTTTTTTTCCTTCTGGAGAGCGCCCCTACCATAATTTGGGTTTCTCGCTCGTGGGGTTTACCTCGTTCCACTCCATTTGTTTCCAAATGGACTCCGTCACTGTGGCACTTTCAAGAGCATAAGAACCATATCCAATTTGGACGTAGGTCATTTCTCTGCCGTTAGGCTTTCACCTACCCTGACTTATTGTTTCGTCAGGCACGAACACTACAGACATTTCAGACTGTGCGAGCATGGACTTTCCTCTGCACTACTTCGACGAATCGAGAGTGCAGCGATCGCTCGAACGCATAAACGCTTGCTGCTGTATTATATCAGCTTAAAACTGAAAGTCAAGGCAATTGCCTATTCGTACAGCTTGCTTCCAAACACGTGGCGCTCCAAGTTTGACAATCGTTTTAGAATGTCATAGTTGGTACTTCCTTGTTGTGTAGGCTGGGCTTGTCTTTGTTGCTTAGGTGCTTCAGTGCTCTGTTTTTTCAGTCGTTGGTTTTCTTGTTCAAGTGCTTCGATGTGTGCGTGCATCGTTTCATAATCCTTAATCACTTGATCGAGAAATTGATCAACTTCATCTTGATTGTAGCCTTTAATGCCTGTTTTAAAATCTTTTTCCAAAATATCTTTTGCGGACAACACCATTTTATCTGATAACATGATTTTCACCTCATTCAACGCTGTCTATGATAACTTTATTTTTTCAGAATGTCCGTGAAAAGTCAATTTTTCTCGTCAACTTTCCATTCATCAAATGCCATTTCTGCGAGAACTCGCTCTGTCTCTGCGACATCCTCTGGGGAAACCCATACAACGGGATACTGTTCCTGTTGTTTTGCTGCATGGAGCATATATTTCGGCGTACCCTCATGGTCTTCATCATACAACAGAAGCATTCCACTCGTATGCTGAACAATAAACTGATTTTTTACGCGCAGCTGTGCCGGAGACTCATACGGACGATCCGTAATGTACCGACAAAAATCCACTTCGTGAAAAAGCTTGCGGAAAGCTTCTTGTTCCACTTCATTCCATTTTTCCTCCCAACCAATAAACGGGGGAAGTAACGCCGTTTGTAAGGACGGATACGCTGTTTTCTTCAGGTCTTCGGCGACTTCAAGCCCCCATAATTCTACCCCAGATTGCCCAGAAGAAACGAACCACTCTGTACCTTGTTCGATCATGCCAATCATTTTTTGGCGTAGCGTTTCCTTAATCACAGGAATGCCTTGATGGGAAGGTTGAAAAATCCCTAACTCAAAGGGCTTGTACCCCCCAACTGCAACTGATTTTAACACATTTGGCCCCTCTTCTCTATATCCATATTTTCACTTGAGCATATACTACATGCCCATTAAAAATGATTTATCATTGGGAATACAATTGCAAAAATTGTATCACGAAGAGCAGAATAATAAAAAAGCTGACACTCACGTCAGCTTTTTTACACATGTTAGTCACAGTCATGATGCTTTTCTGGAGGCTCAGGGCAACAATCAAAATGCTGATGTTGCGCATCAGCAACGTTCGATACAGTTTGTGGGTAATAATGACGGTGTTCATACATTTGATGCTGTCTTTTCTCTATGTGAATAGGGTGAATATGAGGCACAATCGTGTGAAAGAATTGATTTTCCACAACCGTACGTGTCGGGTGAACATTCGCAGGCATCATCATTGGCTGCGACATTGCAGGAAGTTGATTCGTAGGCATCTGATTGCTAGGCATCGGGCAGCATTGCATTGGTTTCTTTGGCTTGTGACAGTGATTAAACATTGGCGAATCTCCTTTCTAAACTCATTTGCGATTACACTATAGACTATGCACCAATGCCCTAAAACGCTATCAGCCAATGACCCAAAAAAGAGAATTACTGTGAAAGAACACTTGCCGTCAAAAACTGACGTCCCTCTGCCGAATAAACTCATTTTTTGCGCTTGCCCGGGAAATATAGCCACACTATTTCTTCCTTATTTCCCTGCTATTTTTCGAAGAAGCCGCCGATGACGATGCTGCAATGATGCCGTACCTGGCAACTCATCGGCATATTCATTTACTAATTGATTGACGAGAGACAGGGCTTCATCATATTGCTGAAATTGATGCTCATATAGCATCGCCGCTGCGAGCCAGGCATCTTTTTTCAACTCTTCACCTTGAATACTTTTATATAAGGCGAGCGCACGCTCATACGCATTTTCTCGCTTACACAGCCCTGCTAATTGAAAAGCGGCCTCTTCCCGCCATTCGTTTGACGACAATAATGACGCATACAAATACGCCGCTTCTTCATCGTTCTTGTCCTTGTCAAGCCACTTTGCTAGCGCAAGTCGTTCTCCCTCATCCTTTGTTTTATAGTCCAAAATAAGCGATGAAAGCCTCACATATAACAATACGAGTGAGACGATGTCTTGCTCATTGTGCTGAATGATCCCCTTAAGACAAGTTGCATCCTCTGACTCAACATAGTTTTTATACAGCATAGGAGCCAGAAACCCAGGCGTATCTCCAACACGGCTCATTTGAAGCTCTGCGGCTTCCACATTTCCGAGAGATACTTTTTCCATACGATGTTTCCACACGCGTCTCGCCGCATGCAACAGATCATAGTGCCCGTATTCTGGTAAGGTCGGTACACGTTCACGAATAAGAACATGCTTTGATTTGACATGCGGCCAGTCAAACGATTTGCCGTTGTAAGTGACGAGATCCGATAATGAAGAGTGATCCTGTAAAAAAGGCAAAAACAACGCAGCCTCTTGTCCTGGGCGCGCTAAAGCGTACTGTTTTATCGTTAACTTTTCCTCTTTAAAGCAGCCAGTGCCGAACAAAAAGATCGTATGCCCTGCACCATGAGAAAGACCTGTCGTTTCTGTATCAAAAAAAAGAAGATCCTCAACGCTTTTTCCTTGAGCTGAAAGCGGTGATTTTAACGATGAACGGTTCCATGACGAGATGGTTTTGTAAATATCATTAAGAGCAATGTTCCCAAACCGTGTATGAGCAGGATACGTTGTTTCCTTGATATAACAGTAGCCTTCACTCGTTTTGTGTGCCGTAAAACCAAGTGCTTGCCAAGACGTCTCTGCAAACAAGCGGTCTTGATCCTCCACCGCTGCTTCCTTTTGAATGTTATCGTCTTGATTTATGTTTTTCTCTTCACTGGCTTTCTTTTTTTGCAGTGCACGATATCGTTCAAGCTTTTTCTTCAGTGACATAGTGAACACCTCGACTATGCGATAGGATGGCACGTACATCGTCTTTGCCGTTTTGCCTCGCGTCCATGCCAACGCAAGCGGGACAGCCTGTTTGACATGGACAGTGGTCCATTAGACGAATCGCCTCTGAAAACAACGCGTCCATTTGCTTTGCAATTTTCACGCTGAGTCCAATGCCCCCTGGGTAGCTGTCGTAAATGAAAATTGTCGGCATGTGATTATGTGTTGCTTTCATTTGCGGTATGACATGCACGTCTGACGGGTCGCACATGACGTATAGTGGGGCAACATGCTTGAGGAGATTGGCAATACCAATTAGACCATGCTCAAGCGTCTGCAAATGCATCGTTTCCGACGCCTCTTGAAAGGAAATCCATGCGCTATCTGTATGCATCTCCATCTCAGGCAAATGGATCGG from Aureibacillus halotolerans encodes the following:
- the gpsB gene encoding cell division regulator GpsB — encoded protein: MLSDKMVLSAKDILEKDFKTGIKGYNQDEVDQFLDQVIKDYETMHAHIEALEQENQRLKKQSTEAPKQQRQAQPTQQGSTNYDILKRLSNLERHVFGSKLYE
- a CDS encoding CotD family spore coat protein, producing the protein MFNHCHKPKKPMQCCPMPSNQMPTNQLPAMSQPMMMPANVHPTRTVVENQFFHTIVPHIHPIHIEKRQHQMYEHRHYYPQTVSNVADAQHQHFDCCPEPPEKHHDCD
- a CDS encoding ribonuclease H-like domain-containing protein: MSLKKKLERYRALQKKKASEEKNINQDDNIQKEAAVEDQDRLFAETSWQALGFTAHKTSEGYCYIKETTYPAHTRFGNIALNDIYKTISSWNRSSLKSPLSAQGKSVEDLLFFDTETTGLSHGAGHTIFLFGTGCFKEEKLTIKQYALARPGQEAALFLPFLQDHSSLSDLVTYNGKSFDWPHVKSKHVLIRERVPTLPEYGHYDLLHAARRVWKHRMEKVSLGNVEAAELQMSRVGDTPGFLAPMLYKNYVESEDATCLKGIIQHNEQDIVSLVLLYVRLSSLILDYKTKDEGERLALAKWLDKDKNDEEAAYLYASLLSSNEWREEAAFQLAGLCKRENAYERALALYKSIQGEELKKDAWLAAAMLYEHQFQQYDEALSLVNQLVNEYADELPGTASLQHRHRRLLRKIAGK
- a CDS encoding SLOG family protein, producing the protein MLKSVAVGGYKPFELGIFQPSHQGIPVIKETLRQKMIGMIEQGTEWFVSSGQSGVELWGLEVAEDLKKTAYPSLQTALLPPFIGWEEKWNEVEQEAFRKLFHEVDFCRYITDRPYESPAQLRVKNQFIVQHTSGMLLLYDEDHEGTPKYMLHAAKQQEQYPVVWVSPEDVAETERVLAEMAFDEWKVDEKN